From the genome of Numenius arquata chromosome 9, bNumArq3.hap1.1, whole genome shotgun sequence:
CACATAGGGTCAATGTCACTAAAACCCTTGACATTGGAGACATGGGAGTGCTCATGCTCTTGTAAACTGCTTAACTGGATAGCCAGATCCTGAATATCTCCAAAAAACGCCTGTGccacatccctccctgcctcccccaacCCTGCTGTTCATCATGCTCCAGTGGAGGTCGTACCTAAAGCAGGGCACAAAACCCtctgctcgctctctctctctcccccctcatTTTGTGCTAGATTTGttgtgtttttactttttttttctctcttctttttcagcaACCCCCAACCCAGCTGGAGATAAGTGAACAACATTACAGTACAGGAACAAACATTATCGCAAACCCTGCCCACGAGCACAGTgtctttgccctccttgccccAGAGGGAGATGCCCCCAAAGGGCTTGTGTGCCACCAGCAGAGGCTCATCCCATCCTGGAGCAGGGATTGGTTGTcccagcccctccagtcccagctctccaggGAGGCTGAGCTAAAGGACATTGAGTTTTCTCGAACATGTCAAGTTACTATGGACCAACTCCCACATTTGGAGTAACTCGGGAGGCAGCAGTTTATGAACTACCAACATACTCCGGAAAAAACATGGCTCCTTGTTCATCTTGCTGTTCTTGTTCTTCACAATGCCAAACGTTTTGAAGCCCTCGTGCCCAACAGGTGATACTTTAAGGACCTCCAAGCACATTCCTAGGAAGACATCGTCGATGGGGTACAGCTCCAGTGTCTCCGAGGTCTTGTGCAGCCTCTTGGCCAGGAGCCCATCCATGATGAAGCCCCCACCCCCTGCATAGGGTGGGTAGCTGTTTTTGTTGTAGAGAGCGCTGGGGATGTAGTACTTGTTCTCCTTCCTCCGGATCGGCCTGGCCTTGTAGAGGACATCCCCCACGAAGaggtcctctccctccttcttatCTTCCAGGAACTCCAGGATGTTGCTGGGACTCACAAACACATCATCGTCACCTTTGAAGATGAAGCGGACATTGTCGCAGTAGATGTTCAGCCACTTCAGGAAATGGACCTCTTTGAGGGTGAGGTTGAAGAAGCTAtccaggaaatcccactgcaaGATGTCTCCATAGATGTGGTTCTCATAATCCAGCAGCTTCTGGTAGttggctctctcctcctccttcgaGGCCGTGCCCAGCAAGAATAGCGTCTTGATCTTCTTGCCATCTACATCCTTCTCCTGGCCCCAGGTCCTCCGGATGGCCTCGCGGCGGTCATGCTGCGTGATGATAGACTTGACCACGATGAGCAGGTAGATGTCCTCACTGCATTTCTCCGGGTGGTTGATCAGCATGGGGAAGTAACGGCAGTGCCGATAGAGCAGGAACTGCTGGAAGTTGGGCTCCAGTCCTTTGAACCAGTCCACCTTGCTGAAGTTCTGGTTGGCCGAGCAGTTGCTAGTGGTGACATCCCAggatttttcttgctttgctgtcacactcctgctcccctcctcctcctcctcctcctttacaggggctttctctttctcactcttccagaaactgctggggatggagaagacGCTGTTTCTCTTCTCAGTTTTCAGGGGCTCGAGCGGGGAcatctctttctgctgctggccctgcatGAACTGGCTGGGGGCCATTCCCCGTTGCAGCACCGTCACCGTGATCACCAGCAAGAAGGAGAGGCAAACTGTCTTGTAGATGGTCTTCTTCCTAAAGGGATGAGACAGTGGGATtaaggaggggaaactgcagacTGTGAGAGGCTTGTTTGCAAAAGCACCTCCTGGAGAGGTCATGGGATGCCTGTAATCTATGTCCCATCACCTTTGACAAGCAGCAGCATTGTGGGAAGAGCCATGGAAC
Proteins encoded in this window:
- the B3GNT7 gene encoding UDP-GlcNAc:betaGal beta-1,3-N-acetylglucosaminyltransferase 7, with the protein product MFQWKKTIYKTVCLSFLLVITVTVLQRGMAPSQFMQGQQQKEMSPLEPLKTEKRNSVFSIPSSFWKSEKEKAPVKEEEEEEGSRSVTAKQEKSWDVTTSNCSANQNFSKVDWFKGLEPNFQQFLLYRHCRYFPMLINHPEKCSEDIYLLIVVKSIITQHDRREAIRRTWGQEKDVDGKKIKTLFLLGTASKEEERANYQKLLDYENHIYGDILQWDFLDSFFNLTLKEVHFLKWLNIYCDNVRFIFKGDDDVFVSPSNILEFLEDKKEGEDLFVGDVLYKARPIRRKENKYYIPSALYNKNSYPPYAGGGGFIMDGLLAKRLHKTSETLELYPIDDVFLGMCLEVLKVSPVGHEGFKTFGIVKNKNSKMNKEPCFFRSMLVVHKLLPPELLQMWELVHSNLTCSRKLNVL